One window of Amaranthus tricolor cultivar Red isolate AtriRed21 chromosome 13, ASM2621246v1, whole genome shotgun sequence genomic DNA carries:
- the LOC130797889 gene encoding protein NUCLEAR FUSION DEFECTIVE 4-like has product MENMFSNRWIATVASIWIQATMGGSYAFGVYSPVLKSSQSYDQSTLDTVSVFKDIGANAGVLSGLLYAARATSSGSWRWRCFNGPWVVLATGAIQCFLGYFFMWLAVVGVIPRPPVGIMCLFMFLAAHAQTFFSTANVVTGVLNFPDYNGTIVGILKGFLGLTGAITIQIYQAFFKGNQSTFILILALLPSTVTFSVMCLVKICPDSKSHDKMFLNRFSMVALTLAAFLMIVIISENLVEFPQYAHYITVAILLFLLSLPLLIALQVTTKENSNQICVEKDSSPQNLYAEAEKIGYKKLPSTSDDNDPDEQSMDIVDATKSLNFWLLFISMSCGMGSGLATINNMSQIGQSLGYDIVKTNTLVSLWSIWNFLGRFGAGYLSDILLRQYCYARPIMIAITLATMTAGHLIICLGFAGNLYIGTILVGICYGAQWSLMPTITAEIFGVKHMGTIFNTIGIASPIGTYILSVWVIGYVYDKEARGSDDNTCYGVHCFMSSFLILACVSFLGFLVALTLFFRTRVFYNSVVLRRLHIL; this is encoded by the exons ATGGAAAACATGTTTAGCAACAGATGGATAGCAACAGTAGCAAGCATATGGATTCAAGCAACAATGGGCGGGTCTTACGCCTTTGGGGTATATTCCCCTGTGTTAAAATCATCCCAATCTTATGATCAATCTACACTTGATACTGTTTCTGTTTTCAAAGATATTGGTGCAAATGCAGGTGTTCTTTCTGGTCTTCTTTATGCTGCTAGAGCTACCTCATCTGGGTCTTGGAGATGGAGGTGTTTTAATGGACCTTGGGTTGTACTTGCTACTGGGGCTATCCAATGCTTTTTGGGTTACTTCTTTATGTGGCTTGCTGTTGTTGGTGTTATTCCTAGACCACCTGTGGGTATTATGTGTTTGTTTATGTTCTTAGCTGCTCATGCTCAGACTTTTTTTAGTACTGCTAATGTTGTTACTGGTGTGCTCAATTTTCCTGATTATAATGGCACTATTGTGGGGATTCTCAAG GGCTTTCTGGGACTTACAGGAGCAATCACAATCCaaatttaccaagcattttTCAAGGGAAACCAGAGCACATTCATCCTAATCCTAGCCTTATTACCAAGCACAGTAACTTTCTCAGTCATGTGTCTAGTAAAAATATGCCCAGATAGCAAATCCCATGACAAAATGTTCCTCAATCGATTCTCCATGGTCGCCCTTACTCTAGCCGCGTTTCTCATGATCGTAATCATATCTGAAAACCTCGTCGAATTCCCACAATATGCACACTACATCACAGTTGCAATTCTTCTATTCCTGCTCTCTTTACCTCTTCTAATCGCTCTACAAGTCACAACCAAAGAAAATTCCAACCAAATTTGTGTCGAAAAAGACTCATCACCTCAAAATCTTTATGCCGAGGCAGAAAAAATCGGGTACAAAAAACTCCCTAGTACATCAGATGACAATGATCCAGACGAACAAAGCATGGATATTGTAGACGCGACAAAAAGCCTAAACTTTTGGTTGTTGTTCATCTCAATGTCATGTGGGATGGGGTCAGGACTCGCAACCATCAACAACATGAGCCAAATAGGGCAATCTCTAGGCTACGATATAGTGAAGACTAATACATTGGTTTCCCTTTGGTCGATATGGAATTTCTTAGGCCGGTTTGGAGCTGGTTATTTGTCGGATATATTGTTACGCCAATATTGTTATGCGAGGCCAATTATGATTGCTATTACGCTAGCAACGATGACTGCAGGACATTTGATTATTTGTTTGGGCTTCGCGGGGAATTTGTACATAGGAACTATCTTGGTAGGAATCTGTTATGGTGCTCAATGGAGTCTTATGCCTACTATTACTGCTGAGATTTTTGGTGTTAAACATATGGGTACAATTTTTAACACTATTGGTATAGCTAGTCCTATTGGGACTTATATACTATCAGTTTGGGTAATTGGGTATGTTTATGATAAGGAAGCAAGGGGAAGTGATGATAATACTTGTTATGGTGTTCATTGTTTTATGTCATCTTTCTTGATTTTGGCTTGTGTTAGCTTTTTAGGGTTTCTTGTTGCTCTGACATTGTTTTTTAGAACAAGGGTGTTTTATAACTCTGTTGTTTTAAGAAGATTGCATATTCTTTGA
- the LOC130797888 gene encoding protein NUCLEAR FUSION DEFECTIVE 4-like — translation MDNTINNRWVSTASSIWIQSTTGMSYAFSIYSTVLKSSQSYDQSTLDTISVFKDIGANAGVLSGLLYAAVLNRRSLCCYGGPWVVLAFGAAQCFLGYFFMWLAVVGYIARPPVVVMCGFMFVAAHAQTFFNTANVVTGVENFRDFKGTIVGIMKGFLGLSGAVLIQIYQAFFRESPSTFILMLAFLPSVVCFSLMFLVRVSPGSRVDDKKYLNNFSVVALVLAAYLMMIIILENIFVFPQWAHLGTLAGLLILLLWPLKISVEAVGKDKTFALPTERDPLLYAIDPNEHEKIRGNDELPGNSSDVPPVTPNMNLSEAVKSLNFWLLFMAMSCGMGSGLATINNMSQIGQSLGYDTVKTNTLVSLWSIWNFLGRFGGGYVSDILLLRNGWPRPSLMAITLAIMAVGHVVIGSGFMGNLYVGTIVVGICYGAQWSLMPTITSEIFGILHMGTIFNTISIASPLGTYFLSVWVIGHIYDKEAGKDHSCYGVHCFVVSFFTLAFVSLLGFLIALALFFRTRVFYRSIVLKSLSHSLRS, via the exons ATGGATAACACCATCAACAACAGATGGGTTTCAACGGCATCAAGTATATGGATTCAATCAACAACTGGTATGTCCTACGCCTTTAGCATTTACTCTACCGTTCTCAAATCCTCTCAATCCTACGATCAATCTACTCTTGATACTATCTCCGTCTTCAAAGACATCGGCGCCAACGCGGGCGTACTCTCCGGCTTACTCTACGCCGCCGTTTTAAACCGCCGAAGCCTGTGCTGTTACGGAGGTCCATGGGTTGTCCTAGCATTTGGGGCTGCCCAATGTTTTTTGGGGTATTTCTTTATGTGGCTTGCTGTTGTTGGGTATATTGCGCGGCCTCCTGTGGTGGTTATGTGTGGGTTTATGTTTGTTGCAGCACATGCCCAGACTTTCTTTAATACTGCTAATGTTGTCACCGGTGTTGAGAATTTTCGGGATTTTAAAGGAACGATTGTTGGTATTATGAAG GGTTTTCTTGGACTAAGTGGAGCAGTCTTAATTCAAATTTATCAAGCATTTTTCCGGGAAAGTCCAAGCACCTTCATCCTAATGCTTGCATTTTTGCCAAGTGTAGTCTGTTTTTCACTTATGTTTTTGGTTAGAGTTTCCCCAGGAAGCAGAGTTGATGACAAAAAATACTTGAATAATTTCTCTGTAGTCGCCCTTGTTCTGGCTGCATACTTAATGATGATCATTATCTTGGAGAACATTTTCGTGTTCCCACAATGGGCACACCTAGGTACTCTTGCTGGCCTCTTGATATTGCTTCTTTGGCCTCTTAAGATTTCTGTAGAGGCTGTTGGTAAGGACAAAACTTTTGCACTACCCACAGAAAGGGATCCATTACTCTATGCTATAGATCCTAATGAGCACGAAAAAATCAGAGGGAATGATGAGTTACCTGGTAATTCCAGTGATGTTCCACCCGTCACACCAAACATGAATCTGTCAGAGGCAGTAAAGAGCTTGAATTTCTGGTTGTTGTTTATGGCTATGTCATGTGGCATGGGATCAGGGCTTgccacaataaataatatgagcCAAATAGGGCAATCACTTGGCTATGATACAGTGAAAACCAATACATTGGTTTCATTATGGTCCATATGGAATTTCCTGGGCCGTTTTGGGGGAGGATATGTATCTGACATCTTATTACTGCGAAACGGATGGCCTAGACCGTCACTGATGGCAATAACTCTAGCAATTATGGCGGTTGGACATGTCGTAATTGGTTCCGGGTTTATGGGCAATTTATACGTGGGGACTATCGTGGTCGGGATTTGTTATGGAGCACAGTGGAGCTTGATGCCTACCATCACTTCAGAGATATTTGGCATTCTGCATATGGGTACCATTTTCAATACCATTTCGATCGCTAGTCCTCTAGGAACTTATTTCCTCTCTGTTTGGGTAATTGGACATATTTATGACAAAGAAGCTGGGAAAGATCATTCTTGCTACGGTGTTCACTGCTTTGTGGTATCCTTCTTTACGTTGGCATTCGTTAGCCTTCTTGGGTTTCTCATTGCTCTTGCACTGTTTTTCCGAACAAGGGTGTTTTATAGATCTATTGTGCTAAAAAGTTTAAGTCATTCTCTGAGAAGCTAA